Proteins encoded together in one Myxococcales bacterium window:
- a CDS encoding DUF3565 domain-containing protein, with protein sequence MADSPPLSPIAGFHTDSEGYFVADLACGHTHHVRHRPPLESRPWVLTEEGRASKIGAELPCPPCLMPKLPAGLEEYKRTSEFTDTTVPEGLTKTHTLKEGTWGELVVLEGHVRYVLEDRGGAVVVLRPELWGVIAPTAPHHVEPAPGARFFVRFLRQKGV encoded by the coding sequence ATGGCCGACTCGCCTCCGCTCTCGCCCATCGCGGGCTTCCACACCGACTCGGAAGGCTATTTCGTGGCCGATTTGGCCTGCGGGCACACGCACCACGTGAGGCACAGGCCGCCGCTCGAGAGCCGCCCGTGGGTGCTCACGGAGGAGGGGCGCGCGTCCAAGATCGGGGCCGAGCTGCCGTGCCCGCCGTGCCTCATGCCGAAGCTGCCCGCGGGGCTCGAGGAGTACAAACGCACCTCCGAGTTTACGGACACGACGGTGCCGGAGGGCCTCACGAAGACGCACACGCTCAAGGAGGGCACGTGGGGCGAGCTCGTGGTGCTCGAGGGGCACGTGCGTTACGTGCTCGAGGATCGTGGTGGGGCCGTGGTGGTCCTGCGGCCCGAGCTGTGGGGCGTCATCGCGCCGACGGCGCCGCACCACGTGGAGCCTGCGCCGGGAGCGCGCTTCTTCGTGCGCTTCTTGCGGCAAAAGGGCGTGTAG
- a CDS encoding glutathione S-transferase family protein, whose amino-acid sequence MKLHGFAMSPNTKRAMLGLEEAGLVYEHVPVDLMSGEHKGEAYRGLNPTARVPTLVDGDFHLWESNAILEYAAALAPGKRLGGENPREKAEIARWMFMGAAHLSPNVARIFAHTIRLPEDQRNPKIVEDARTEVDRCLVALDMRLQKHECLVGDRVTIADLSILPALANAGCCASTSRGSRAWSRGWSGSWRAPRGRRRTGSHSSAGGSSGALASKVRGLSPVSSSHVRGSSGEASAPRFCRTGFEVSG is encoded by the coding sequence ATGAAGCTCCACGGATTCGCCATGTCTCCCAACACGAAGCGCGCGATGCTCGGCCTCGAAGAGGCGGGGCTCGTCTACGAGCACGTGCCCGTCGACCTCATGAGCGGCGAGCACAAGGGCGAGGCCTACCGCGGCCTGAACCCGACGGCCCGCGTGCCGACCCTGGTCGATGGCGACTTCCACCTGTGGGAGTCGAACGCCATCTTGGAGTACGCGGCGGCGCTCGCGCCCGGCAAGCGGCTCGGCGGGGAGAATCCGCGCGAGAAGGCCGAGATCGCGCGTTGGATGTTCATGGGGGCGGCGCACCTCTCGCCCAATGTGGCGCGCATCTTCGCGCACACGATCCGGCTGCCCGAGGACCAGCGGAACCCGAAGATCGTGGAAGATGCACGCACCGAGGTGGACCGCTGCCTCGTCGCGCTCGACATGCGCCTGCAGAAGCACGAGTGCCTCGTGGGGGATCGCGTGACGATCGCCGACCTCTCGATCCTGCCTGCGCTCGCGAACGCGGGATGCTGCGCATCGACCTCACGGGGTTCTCGGGCGTGGTCGCGTGGATGGAGCGGCTCATGGCGCGCCCCTCGTGGAAGAAGGCGAACGGGTAGTCACTCCTCCGCGGGGGGCTCCTCGGGGGCGCTCGCGTCGAAGGTGCGTGGGCTCTCGCCCGTGAGCTCCTCCCACGTGAGGGGCTCGTCGGGGGAGGCGAGTGCGCCGCGTTTTTGCCGGACCGGGTTCGAGGTGTCGGGCTGA